A stretch of Chloroflexota bacterium DNA encodes these proteins:
- a CDS encoding AAA family ATPase yields MDRSRPGQGGDATRLRAGAVKQANRPSRIWLVGLSGSGKSTVARELAALLDWRVLDSDQEIRNLAGMDIPEIFDVLGEDHFREMERSIAARAAEACRVVVATGGGQMANGCLAEVMLGSGAVVYLRARPRTCASRLATQLGTEGRPMLGGEGSLTKKLDSLLKRRRPIYESAHHSLDVDGTEPRRLAMNIREMLDADPA; encoded by the coding sequence CTGGACCGGTCGCGACCCGGACAGGGCGGCGATGCGACGCGCCTGCGAGCGGGCGCTGTGAAGCAAGCGAACCGTCCGTCGCGCATCTGGCTGGTCGGCCTTTCCGGATCCGGCAAGTCGACCGTCGCCCGTGAACTGGCGGCCCTGCTGGACTGGCGCGTCTTGGATTCTGACCAGGAAATCAGGAACCTGGCAGGGATGGATATACCCGAGATATTCGATGTCCTCGGCGAAGACCACTTTCGCGAGATGGAACGGTCGATTGCGGCCCGCGCCGCCGAGGCCTGCCGGGTCGTCGTCGCGACCGGCGGGGGGCAGATGGCCAACGGCTGTCTGGCCGAAGTTATGCTGGGCAGCGGTGCGGTCGTTTACCTGCGAGCGCGCCCGCGGACCTGCGCCTCTCGCTTGGCGACTCAGCTCGGCACCGAGGGGCGTCCGATGCTGGGCGGGGAAGGCAGTCTCACCAAGAAGCTCGACAGCCTGCTCAAGCGCCGCCGGCCGATATACGAGTCGGCGCACCACAGTCTGGACGTTGACGGTACCGAACCGCGCCGCCTCGCAATGAACATCAGGGAGATGCTCGATGCTGACCCAGCCTGA
- the aroB gene encoding 3-dehydroquinate synthase: MLTQPDGYTPEYVAIGQGILDDLGRELALRGVEPAAAFLIGDESVDAHYGDRVASALEEAGWRVWRRTVPAGEESKSVAAAEQLWQWLLRCRAERSDLIVALGGGVVGDLAGFVAATWGRGIAWAQVATTLLAQVDSSIGGKVAVDLPGGKNMVGAFHNPVLSLLDTLTLQTLPQRDLASGWVEAIKHGLIRDAAYLAELERAPFDLRDPEMLELAVRNSVRIKSEVVVNDPFDRGLRAVLNYGHTVGHAIETLGQYRRHRHGEAVAIGMAAAGYISTKLTGLGNDELERQNALLKACGIELAASGFAATEVVTAMQADKKSAGGRPRWVLLEELGTASAGHSVDDTLVREALAAIGI, translated from the coding sequence ATGCTGACCCAGCCTGACGGGTACACACCCGAGTACGTGGCCATCGGGCAGGGAATCCTGGACGACCTCGGAAGGGAGCTGGCGCTGCGCGGGGTGGAGCCCGCCGCCGCGTTCCTGATCGGGGACGAATCAGTCGACGCCCATTACGGGGACCGCGTCGCAAGCGCGCTCGAGGAAGCAGGATGGCGTGTTTGGCGCCGGACGGTCCCGGCCGGCGAGGAGAGCAAATCAGTGGCCGCCGCCGAGCAGCTGTGGCAGTGGCTGCTCCGTTGTCGCGCCGAGCGCTCAGACCTGATAGTGGCCCTCGGCGGCGGCGTGGTGGGAGACCTGGCCGGATTCGTGGCCGCCACTTGGGGACGCGGTATTGCCTGGGCGCAGGTGGCTACCACCCTGCTCGCCCAGGTTGATTCCAGCATCGGCGGCAAGGTCGCGGTCGACCTGCCCGGCGGCAAGAACATGGTCGGCGCATTCCACAATCCGGTGCTCTCGCTCCTGGACACCCTGACCCTGCAAACCCTGCCGCAGCGCGACCTTGCCTCCGGGTGGGTGGAGGCGATCAAACACGGATTAATCCGCGACGCTGCCTATCTGGCCGAACTCGAACGGGCCCCGTTCGACCTCCGCGATCCGGAAATGCTGGAACTGGCGGTGCGAAATTCGGTGCGCATCAAGTCCGAGGTTGTTGTCAACGACCCCTTCGACCGCGGGCTGCGGGCAGTGCTCAATTACGGCCACACGGTCGGGCACGCGATCGAAACCCTCGGCCAATATCGCCGTCACCGTCACGGCGAAGCGGTCGCGATCGGGATGGCCGCCGCCGGATACATCTCGACCAAGCTCACCGGCCTCGGAAACGACGAGCTGGAACGTCAGAACGCGTTACTTAAGGCCTGCGGCATCGAACTTGCGGCTTCGGGCTTTGCGGCCACCGAAGTCGTGACAGCGATGCAGGCGGACAAGAAGTCGGCCGGCGGACGCCCACGCTGGGTGCTGCTGGAGGAGCTGGGGACGGCCAGCGCCGGTCATTCCGTCGATGACACGCTGGTGCGCGAAGCGCTGGCCGCCATCGGCATTTGA
- a CDS encoding gamma carbonic anhydrase family protein, with translation MVPFRGHVPQIDPEAWVAPGAVIVGQVTLERGVTVWYNAVIRADHEPISVGAGSNIQDGAVLHIEHGQPVVIGRNVTVGHGAIVHSATIEDGALIGMGSTVLDGSRIGERAVVGANALVTQNTTCPPASLLLGVPAKVVGQVRPEQIDYMRRNAAEYSQLGAENLAGGDQGMAGSEPR, from the coding sequence ATCGTTCCCTTCCGCGGGCACGTTCCCCAGATCGATCCGGAAGCGTGGGTGGCGCCGGGCGCCGTAATCGTCGGCCAGGTAACCCTCGAGCGGGGGGTCACCGTCTGGTACAACGCGGTAATCCGGGCCGACCACGAGCCGATTTCGGTCGGCGCCGGATCCAACATCCAGGACGGCGCGGTCCTGCACATCGAACATGGGCAGCCGGTCGTGATCGGCCGCAACGTAACCGTGGGTCATGGCGCCATAGTGCACAGCGCAACCATCGAGGACGGCGCACTGATCGGGATGGGCTCGACGGTCCTGGACGGGTCGCGCATCGGCGAGCGAGCGGTGGTGGGTGCCAACGCGCTCGTGACTCAGAACACCACCTGCCCGCCCGCATCGCTGCTGCTTGGGGTACCGGCCAAGGTCGTTGGCCAGGTCCGGCCCGAGCAGATCGACTACATGCGGCGCAACGCCGCCGAATACAGCCAGCTGGGCGCCGAAAACCTGGCCGGCGGGGACCAGGGCATGGCCGGTAGCGAACCGCGTTGA
- a CDS encoding MoaD/ThiS family protein produces MKVRVLYFAQLAEIVGLREEIFDLEPGATTGLLFRRIGIDHPGVGELKGSLRLALNCQFVNDSEPLSDGDEFALIPPVSGG; encoded by the coding sequence TTGAAAGTGCGGGTGCTCTACTTTGCCCAATTGGCGGAAATCGTCGGACTGCGCGAGGAGATCTTCGACCTTGAACCGGGCGCCACGACGGGGCTGCTTTTTCGCCGCATTGGCATCGACCATCCCGGTGTCGGCGAACTGAAGGGGTCGTTGCGGCTGGCGCTCAACTGTCAATTCGTCAACGATTCCGAACCACTTAGCGATGGCGATGAATTCGCCTTGATTCCGCCGGTCAGCGGTGGCTGA
- a CDS encoding PHP domain-containing protein yields the protein MADLVRVELHAHTWWSGDCGVSPRDLCQAARDAGIDVLAVTDHNQIGGAFEARDCGIVDVIVGEEIRTDRGELLAYFLKEWIPPRLPPIETIARIRDQGGVVSIPHPLDRDRNSTLAADQLDAVVPLLDMVEVFNSRVIKPDRNRRASELCLRNGKIPAVGSDAHTRGEVGNSWQEIPEFDGPQQFLAAMQDARLNTRRASPLARIASNWQKVRKRMFGPDVAELAGTGR from the coding sequence GTGGCTGACCTGGTGCGCGTGGAGCTCCACGCGCACACCTGGTGGTCGGGTGACTGCGGGGTCAGTCCTCGCGATTTATGTCAAGCCGCCCGCGATGCCGGGATTGACGTCCTGGCGGTCACCGACCACAACCAGATCGGCGGCGCTTTCGAGGCCCGCGATTGCGGGATAGTCGATGTGATCGTGGGCGAGGAAATTCGTACCGACCGCGGTGAGTTGCTGGCCTACTTCCTCAAGGAGTGGATCCCGCCGCGTCTGCCGCCGATTGAGACGATCGCGCGCATCCGCGACCAGGGCGGGGTAGTTTCGATCCCGCACCCGCTCGACCGGGACCGCAACAGCACGCTCGCGGCCGATCAGCTGGATGCGGTCGTTCCGCTGCTGGACATGGTCGAGGTATTCAATTCGCGGGTAATCAAACCGGACCGCAACCGCCGGGCTTCGGAATTGTGCCTGCGCAACGGCAAGATTCCCGCAGTGGGATCGGACGCCCACACGCGTGGAGAAGTCGGCAACAGCTGGCAGGAAATTCCCGAATTCGACGGACCGCAGCAGTTCCTCGCCGCCATGCAGGATGCGCGCCTGAACACCCGGCGCGCATCGCCGTTGGCGCGAATCGCGTCCAACTGGCAGAAGGTTCGCAAGCGGATGTTCGGGCCGGACGTGGCCGAACTGGCCGGCACCGGCCGCTGA
- a CDS encoding CDP-alcohol phosphatidyltransferase family protein has product MSWSRLQERFRKLMTGLARIVDRTPLTPNSITIFGSALNLVPALLIAFDYHLWAGIVLLPATALDSLDGALARLQGSASRFGAFLDSVLDRYVEIFFFAGLSWHYAQSSGHWGVFGSLLAISGSLMVSYCRARAEGLGLECKVGFLQRPERLLILGLSLVAAAVVADWILLAAVWVLAAVTNFTALQRIQHVRRSTG; this is encoded by the coding sequence TTGAGCTGGTCCCGGCTGCAGGAGCGGTTCAGAAAGCTGATGACGGGTCTGGCCCGGATCGTGGACCGCACGCCTTTGACGCCCAACTCGATCACGATTTTCGGATCGGCCCTCAATCTGGTCCCGGCCTTGCTGATCGCGTTCGATTACCACCTCTGGGCCGGCATAGTCCTTCTCCCGGCGACGGCGCTGGATTCGCTCGATGGCGCGCTGGCCCGACTGCAAGGCAGTGCCAGCCGGTTTGGGGCGTTTCTGGATTCCGTGCTCGACCGCTACGTAGAGATTTTTTTCTTCGCAGGACTCTCCTGGCACTATGCCCAGTCATCCGGGCACTGGGGGGTATTCGGATCGCTGCTGGCAATCAGCGGTTCGTTGATGGTCAGCTATTGCCGCGCCCGCGCCGAGGGTTTGGGGCTGGAATGCAAAGTCGGCTTTCTGCAGCGTCCCGAACGGTTGCTCATTCTCGGACTCTCCCTGGTGGCGGCGGCCGTGGTTGCCGACTGGATCCTGTTGGCGGCGGTCTGGGTCCTGGCCGCGGTGACCAATTTCACCGCCCTGCAGCGGATCCAGCACGTACGCCGCAGCACCGGCTGA
- a CDS encoding glycosyltransferase family 4 protein translates to MIESPSRPADPERLRVCLVSPYDFAVPGGVGAHISNLARIFRRRGHFVKIMAPSSAPVGNLDTPGVVGISRTIVPVRSNGSIARLALSPRMRPAIERELAEDGGFDVVHIHEPMAPVLPLQVLRLSSAINIGTFHATRKTSTVYRAYKPLLEGFHRRLDGKIAVSVAARDFVWRAFPGEYRIIPNGIDPEWFGTPAEPIAEMAGSRPAIMFLGRMEKRKGLPLLLDAMATVRRLRPDARLVVVGAYDQGQLQRARRRLQRAGIQDTIFTGRVSEDEKRAYLQSADILVAPAQGSARESQGIVLMEGMAAGTPVVASDIPGYRTVSPDGSAVLYCAPDDKRALARGILRLLQHPGTADRFRRAGRQRVNDFSWEVVATRVYDYYVELLRARSRIQSENLGPTAGRAIGN, encoded by the coding sequence GTGATCGAGTCGCCTAGTCGCCCGGCCGACCCGGAGCGCCTGCGCGTATGCCTCGTCTCGCCGTACGATTTCGCGGTGCCGGGCGGGGTCGGCGCCCACATCTCGAACCTGGCACGGATCTTCAGGCGGCGCGGTCACTTCGTCAAGATCATGGCCCCGAGCTCGGCGCCGGTGGGCAACCTGGACACCCCGGGCGTGGTCGGGATCTCGCGCACGATCGTACCGGTCCGCAGCAACGGATCCATCGCGCGACTGGCGCTTTCGCCGCGGATGCGGCCGGCGATCGAGCGCGAGCTCGCTGAGGACGGCGGATTCGACGTCGTCCACATCCACGAGCCGATGGCACCGGTGTTGCCGCTCCAGGTGCTGCGGCTCTCCAGCGCCATAAACATCGGGACTTTCCACGCCACCCGCAAGACTTCGACCGTCTACCGTGCCTACAAACCGTTGCTGGAGGGATTCCACAGACGCCTGGACGGCAAGATAGCCGTTTCGGTCGCCGCCAGAGACTTCGTCTGGCGGGCGTTCCCTGGCGAGTACCGGATCATCCCCAACGGAATCGACCCGGAGTGGTTCGGGACCCCGGCCGAACCGATCGCCGAAATGGCCGGTTCGCGCCCGGCGATCATGTTTCTCGGCCGTATGGAAAAACGTAAGGGCCTGCCGCTGCTGCTGGATGCGATGGCTACGGTGCGACGTCTGCGTCCCGACGCGCGACTGGTGGTGGTCGGTGCCTACGACCAGGGCCAACTGCAGCGGGCGCGCCGGCGCCTGCAGCGGGCCGGTATCCAGGACACGATCTTCACCGGCCGCGTCTCCGAAGACGAAAAGCGCGCGTATCTGCAGTCGGCCGACATTTTGGTGGCGCCGGCCCAGGGTTCGGCGCGCGAGAGCCAGGGGATAGTGCTCATGGAAGGCATGGCCGCCGGAACTCCGGTGGTCGCTTCGGACATCCCCGGATACCGGACGGTTTCACCCGACGGAAGCGCGGTCCTCTACTGCGCTCCCGATGACAAACGCGCCCTGGCCCGTGGGATTCTGCGCCTGCTGCAGCACCCGGGCACCGCCGACCGCTTCCGGCGCGCCGGTCGCCAACGGGTCAACGATTTCTCCTGGGAGGTCGTGGCTACCCGGGTGTACGACTACTATGTCGAACTCCTGCGCGCCCGCTCGCGCATCCAATCCGAAAACCTGGGACCCACTGCCGGCAGGGCGATCGGGAATTGA
- a CDS encoding lysophospholipid acyltransferase family protein, with translation MPRGWAWLMLFEAGCRLTNMVPWAIKRPVVNLIAHIVFRLSAKMRASTSSNMAVMLGAAAGDDTVRRLARRSIENFLLQALSMAEAYLAPPVELHRQLHFYSPMARQRAHHIAYNGPVIVATCHFGTWDAAASWGASLSEIHVVQESFANPGMTEVFRRLRVHLGMKSLDMRRDIRQMFSVLRKGGRVAILVDRPLEQGGVPVTWFGRITRLPAGVAKLAIRTNAEIVPLVVYRGGSGQAILRVAESIIPDRSAPREAEVKRLLQATVASLERLIRTAPDQWYQFRTFWPASEC, from the coding sequence ATGCCACGAGGCTGGGCCTGGCTGATGCTTTTCGAAGCCGGTTGCCGCCTGACGAACATGGTCCCCTGGGCGATCAAGCGTCCGGTCGTCAATCTGATCGCTCATATCGTCTTCCGCCTGTCGGCGAAGATGCGCGCGTCGACAAGTTCCAACATGGCCGTCATGCTCGGGGCCGCGGCCGGTGACGATACGGTCCGTCGCCTGGCCCGCCGGTCGATCGAGAACTTCCTGTTGCAGGCCCTCTCGATGGCCGAAGCCTACCTGGCCCCGCCGGTCGAGCTGCATCGCCAGTTGCACTTTTATTCGCCGATGGCGCGCCAGCGCGCCCATCACATCGCCTACAACGGGCCGGTTATCGTTGCCACCTGCCATTTCGGGACCTGGGATGCCGCCGCCTCCTGGGGCGCCTCGCTGTCCGAGATCCACGTCGTCCAGGAATCGTTTGCCAACCCCGGCATGACCGAGGTGTTTCGGCGTCTGCGCGTTCATCTGGGCATGAAATCATTGGACATGCGTCGTGATATCCGGCAGATGTTCTCTGTCCTGCGGAAAGGCGGCCGGGTGGCGATCCTGGTCGATCGGCCGCTGGAGCAGGGCGGGGTCCCGGTCACTTGGTTCGGGCGGATCACCCGCTTGCCGGCCGGGGTCGCCAAGCTGGCGATACGCACCAACGCCGAGATTGTCCCTCTGGTCGTCTACCGGGGCGGTTCGGGTCAGGCGATCCTGCGCGTCGCCGAATCGATCATCCCTGACCGGTCGGCGCCCCGCGAGGCCGAGGTGAAACGACTGTTGCAGGCCACCGTCGCCAGTCTCGAGCGCCTCATTCGCACGGCCCCGGACCAGTGGTACCAGTTCCGCACCTTCTGGCCGGCGTCCGAGTGCTGA
- the rny gene encoding ribonuclease Y: MSLLDNWVAIVFLIAAVALIALAGGYLLQMLIARRQADVFALNLESELAKVEQKQRELIAEATNQANALRKNVEKQASDQRGEIRQRNREAKRREQRLDRRSENLEKREQELLRRESDLAEQQKQLSERQADHAVRLEEVAQLTHAQARTQLMEKVTEESRELADQIVRGAEEQARQEADLRARWLVSNSLQRVASAVTQSSTTSAVKLPGDESKGQIIGREGRNIRAFEAITGVDLLIDDTPETVTLSSHDPIRREIARRTLSSLIEDGRVHPVSIEQHFNRARVAVRKSIREAGERACFEAKVPKLHQELVLLLGQLNYRQSYGQNVLSHSVEVAHLAGVLAGEMGADSKVARAGGLLHDVGKALSHEVDGKHAQIGAQRCRRYGVDESIAHSIEAHHFDVYPASAEAFVVAAADAISSSRPGARRETSELFIKRLEALEQIANSHDGVVNSFALQAGRELRIAVDPGDVDELGALRIAREIAAEVEAEMTNPGQVRVTVIRETRAVEVAN, from the coding sequence ATGTCTTTGCTAGACAACTGGGTCGCGATCGTCTTCCTGATCGCGGCAGTGGCATTGATCGCGCTCGCCGGCGGATACCTGCTGCAGATGCTCATTGCGCGCCGCCAGGCGGACGTATTCGCACTAAATCTTGAATCCGAACTCGCCAAGGTTGAGCAAAAACAGCGCGAGCTGATTGCCGAGGCGACCAACCAGGCCAACGCGCTCCGCAAAAACGTCGAAAAGCAGGCCAGCGACCAGCGGGGAGAAATCCGGCAGCGCAACCGCGAGGCCAAGCGGCGCGAGCAGCGGCTGGACCGCCGCTCCGAGAATCTCGAAAAGCGCGAACAGGAATTGCTGCGACGCGAGTCGGACCTGGCCGAGCAGCAGAAGCAGTTGAGCGAGCGCCAGGCGGATCACGCTGTCCGCCTGGAAGAGGTTGCCCAGTTGACCCACGCCCAGGCCCGAACCCAGCTGATGGAGAAGGTGACCGAGGAATCTCGCGAACTGGCCGATCAGATCGTGCGCGGGGCCGAAGAGCAGGCCCGGCAGGAAGCCGATCTCCGGGCGCGCTGGCTGGTTTCCAACAGCCTTCAGCGGGTGGCTTCCGCGGTAACCCAGAGCTCAACCACGTCGGCCGTGAAGCTCCCCGGCGATGAGTCCAAGGGCCAGATCATCGGTCGCGAAGGACGCAACATCAGGGCGTTCGAAGCCATCACCGGGGTGGATCTCCTGATCGACGACACCCCCGAGACCGTGACTCTCTCCTCGCACGACCCGATTCGGCGCGAAATCGCCCGCCGCACGCTCTCGAGCCTGATCGAGGACGGTCGCGTCCACCCGGTCAGCATCGAACAGCATTTCAACCGCGCCCGCGTAGCGGTCCGCAAGTCAATCCGCGAAGCCGGCGAACGCGCGTGCTTCGAAGCCAAGGTGCCCAAGCTGCACCAGGAGCTGGTGCTCCTGCTCGGCCAGCTCAATTACCGGCAGAGTTACGGTCAGAACGTGCTTTCGCACTCGGTCGAGGTTGCCCACCTGGCCGGCGTGCTGGCCGGCGAAATGGGCGCCGACAGCAAGGTTGCCCGGGCCGGCGGCCTGCTGCACGACGTCGGCAAGGCGCTTTCGCACGAAGTGGATGGCAAGCATGCCCAGATCGGCGCTCAGCGCTGCCGCCGGTACGGGGTGGACGAGTCGATCGCGCACTCCATCGAAGCCCATCACTTCGACGTCTATCCGGCGTCGGCGGAAGCCTTCGTTGTCGCGGCCGCGGACGCGATTTCCTCATCGCGGCCGGGAGCCCGGCGCGAAACCAGCGAACTGTTCATCAAGCGATTGGAAGCTTTGGAGCAGATCGCCAATTCGCATGATGGAGTGGTCAATTCCTTCGCCCTGCAAGCCGGGCGCGAATTGCGGATCGCGGTCGATCCAGGGGATGTGGACGAGCTGGGCGCGCTGCGGATCGCGCGCGAAATTGCTGCCGAAGTCGAGGCCGAAATGACCAATCCGGGGCAGGTGCGGGTGACAGTAATCAGAGAAACCCGTGCGGTCGAAGTGGCCAACTGA
- a CDS encoding glycosyltransferase family 4 protein, producing MGRGDPGAGLGPDCPRRTDRRRRRPRRRAQLAAHRPANPVGLPGTGMKVLLLSKAFLAREYRKKLTALSAQPGLDVAAVGPRHWGEGQERQEHEPGDPDGYRFYFLDCRFNGRFHLHHFPGLGRLLDRLRPDLLHIDEEPYNLAAGLAAFAARRRRIPSLFFAWQNLLRRYPPPFSLVERYCYRTCGAIAGTEQAARVLRTKGFAGPLATIPQFGIDPETFSSAGGGAAAGEELVVGYAGRLVPEKGLTTLLQAAAMLDPAPRLRFAGTGPLVGELRRAGTDGPLAGRIEILGRFDSGQMPEFLNSVQVLVLPSLDRSNWMEQFGRVLVEAMACERVVVGSDSGAIPLVIGEAGLIVPQADPGALARSLDRLRSPGLRSHYGRAGRRRVLDNFTHVSVAEASASFYARFLDDRGRS from the coding sequence ATGGGCCGAGGCGATCCGGGTGCTGGGCTCGGACCCGATTGCCCGCGCCGAACTGATCGACGCCGGCGCCGCCCGCGCCGCCGAGCTCAGCTGGCTGCACACCGCCCAGCAAACCCTGTCGGTTTACCGGGAACTGGCATGAAGGTACTGCTCCTCTCAAAAGCTTTCCTGGCGCGCGAGTACCGCAAGAAGCTGACCGCTCTGTCCGCCCAGCCCGGCCTCGATGTCGCCGCCGTTGGGCCGCGTCACTGGGGTGAAGGTCAGGAGCGGCAGGAACACGAGCCGGGCGACCCGGACGGATACCGGTTTTACTTCTTGGACTGTCGCTTTAACGGGCGTTTTCACCTGCACCATTTCCCGGGGCTCGGTCGCCTGCTGGACCGGCTCCGTCCGGACCTCTTGCACATTGACGAGGAGCCCTACAACCTGGCCGCCGGGTTGGCCGCTTTCGCCGCGCGCCGGCGTCGAATTCCCAGCCTGTTTTTCGCTTGGCAGAACCTGCTGCGGCGCTACCCGCCGCCGTTTTCGCTGGTCGAGCGCTATTGCTACCGCACCTGCGGCGCTATTGCCGGCACCGAGCAGGCGGCCCGGGTGCTGCGCACGAAGGGGTTCGCTGGCCCACTGGCGACCATTCCGCAGTTCGGAATCGACCCGGAAACGTTTTCATCCGCCGGCGGCGGGGCAGCGGCCGGCGAAGAACTGGTGGTCGGCTACGCCGGCCGACTGGTGCCGGAGAAGGGATTGACCACGCTGCTGCAGGCCGCGGCGATGCTCGATCCGGCGCCGCGCCTGCGCTTCGCCGGCACCGGGCCGCTGGTCGGTGAATTGCGCCGCGCCGGCACGGACGGGCCGCTGGCCGGCCGGATAGAGATCCTGGGCCGATTCGATTCGGGCCAAATGCCCGAATTCCTCAACTCCGTCCAGGTGTTGGTGCTGCCCTCGCTGGATCGGTCCAATTGGATGGAACAGTTCGGCAGGGTGCTGGTTGAGGCCATGGCTTGCGAGCGGGTAGTCGTCGGTTCGGATTCGGGCGCCATCCCGCTGGTCATTGGCGAAGCCGGACTGATCGTCCCGCAGGCCGACCCCGGGGCATTGGCCCGGTCACTGGATCGACTACGCTCGCCCGGCCTGCGCAGCCATTACGGGAGGGCCGGCCGGCGCCGGGTACTGGACAACTTCACCCACGTCAGCGTTGCCGAAGCCAGCGCCAGCTTCTACGCCAGGTTCCTTGACGACCGCGGCCGGAGCTAG
- a CDS encoding glycosyltransferase family 4 protein — protein MHILLNGQFAGQRATGSGQYFENLCAALRRAAPDCRVEAARPPQRLGARLDKLWWEQVGWPLTVLQRDPDVCHVPYFSGPLLGRIDVVTIHDLIGFAIPEYSADPRWRAYLQLMARAVKRARLVIADSQAAADDIVHYLQIRREQVRVIHLGVHPAPKISRAETDVHLADLGIRRPYCIYLGSGDVRKNIAIAIMALAQIDAADRPQLVVAGSVPNAGTDLLPDHAALAGALGVDDWVVFTGPVSEARKHALYAGARMLLAPSRYEGFGLEPLEAMAHGVPVIAAACSATPEVTGGAALLLPPDDPGQWAEAIRVLGSDPIARAELIDAGAARAAELSWLHTAQQTLSVYRELA, from the coding sequence ATGCACATCCTTCTGAACGGGCAGTTTGCCGGACAGCGCGCCACCGGTTCGGGTCAGTATTTCGAAAACCTCTGCGCCGCGCTGCGCCGCGCGGCCCCGGACTGCAGAGTGGAGGCCGCGCGGCCGCCCCAGCGCCTGGGCGCGCGTCTTGACAAACTCTGGTGGGAGCAGGTTGGCTGGCCGCTTACGGTGCTGCAACGCGATCCCGATGTCTGCCACGTTCCCTACTTCAGCGGGCCATTGCTGGGCCGCATCGACGTGGTCACGATCCACGACTTGATCGGGTTCGCGATTCCCGAGTATTCGGCCGATCCGCGCTGGCGGGCCTATCTGCAGTTGATGGCCCGGGCGGTCAAACGGGCCCGTCTGGTGATCGCCGATTCGCAGGCCGCGGCCGACGACATCGTTCACTACCTGCAGATCCGGCGCGAGCAGGTACGGGTCATCCATCTCGGCGTCCACCCGGCACCGAAGATCAGCCGCGCGGAAACCGACGTGCACCTGGCCGATCTTGGTATCCGGCGCCCGTATTGCATCTATCTGGGTTCTGGCGACGTTCGCAAGAACATAGCGATCGCCATCATGGCCCTGGCGCAGATCGATGCCGCGGACCGCCCGCAGTTGGTGGTCGCCGGATCGGTGCCCAACGCGGGAACCGATCTGCTACCCGACCATGCCGCGCTGGCGGGGGCGCTGGGGGTGGACGATTGGGTGGTCTTCACCGGGCCGGTTAGCGAGGCCCGCAAGCACGCCCTTTACGCCGGCGCAAGGATGCTGCTCGCGCCCTCGCGCTACGAAGGATTCGGTCTTGAACCGCTCGAGGCGATGGCGCACGGGGTGCCGGTCATTGCCGCCGCCTGCAGCGCCACTCCGGAGGTCACCGGCGGCGCCGCCTTGCTGTTGCCGCCCGATGATCCTGGGCAATGGGCCGAGGCGATCCGGGTGCTGGGCTCGGACCCGATTGCCCGCGCCGAACTGATCGACGCCGGCGCCGCCCGCGCCGCCGAGCTCAGCTGGCTGCACACCGCCCAGCAAACCCTGTCGGTTTACCGGGAACTGGCATGA